In Daucus carota subsp. sativus chromosome 4, DH1 v3.0, whole genome shotgun sequence, one DNA window encodes the following:
- the LOC108217289 gene encoding mannose-specific lectin translates to MATFGRCCISMMLVVLVLTSCSVLNVSAKVALYTNESLRAGDQLSNRGFTLAMQADCNLVLYDNSNAIWSTGTAGKGRDCYATMQGDGNLVIYGAQGVVWSSNTVRGLDKYELIVQEDRNVVIYKGAARKSIWDTKTYFHA, encoded by the coding sequence ATGGCAACTTTCGGACGATGTTGTATCAGTATGATGCTTGTTGTCTTAGTTCTGACCAGCTGCTCAGTACTTAATGTTTCTGCAAAGGTTGCACTCTACACGAATGAGTCACTCCGCGCTGGCGATCAGCTCAGCAATCGGGGCTTCACACTTGCAATGCAAGCCGACTGCAACCTGGTGCTTTACGACAACTCAAATGCGATATGGAGTACAGGGACTGCTGGCAAGGGACGCGATTGCTATGCGACGATGCAGGGGGACGGGAACTTGGTGATTTACGGTGCTCAAGGTGTAGTCTGGTCCAGTAATACTGTGAGAGGTCTTGACAAGTATGAATTGATTGTTCAGGAAGACAGGAACGTTGTCATATACAAAGGAGCTGCACGAAAGTCTATTTGGGATACTAAGACTTATTTTCATGCCTAA